Proteins encoded within one genomic window of Lampris incognitus isolate fLamInc1 chromosome 1, fLamInc1.hap2, whole genome shotgun sequence:
- the gp1bb gene encoding platelet glycoprotein Ib beta chain, with protein sequence MMMKGLLLLCLLPLLGVRGQGSSACPHLCTCHHSQVDCSGRSLTSTSLPASFPPGTTELHLDNNLLTTLPYGFLDTLTSLRSVSLHGNPWMCNCGVLYLREWLYRQPIGIVSHLNISCSSPPHLTGRLVVYLTEAELLDLCHYWYCDLALASMLCLFVFVVVQVLLVVAVIMFLRKFEKLSREARGATEESFAMGEGTMADELEPLKDSSM encoded by the coding sequence ATGATGATGAAGGGGCTTCTGCTCCTGTGTCTGCTCCCCTTACTCGGAGTCAGAGGTCAAGGGTCATCGGCGTGCCCCCACCTTTGTACCTGCCATCACAGTCAGGTGGACTGCAGTGGCAGGTCTCTCACCAGCACTTCACTCCCCGCCAGTTTCCCTCCCGGCACAACTGAGCTCCATCTGGACAACAACCTGCTGACCACACTGCCTTACGGCTTCCTGGATACCCTGACATCCCTGCGCTCAGTCTCCCTCCATGGCAATCCATGGATGTGCAACTGTGGTGTGCTGTACTTGCGAGAATGGCTGTATCGCCAGCCGATCGGCATCGTCTCACACCTCAACATCAGctgcagttcccctccccacctGACAGGGAGGCTGGTGGTGTACTTGACAGAAGCGGAACTCCTGGATTTgtgtcactactggtactgtgaCCTGGCTCTGGCCTCAAtgctgtgtctgtttgtgtttgtggtggttcaggtgctgctggtAGTGGCAGTCATCATGTTCCTCAGGAAATTTGAGAAGCTGTCCAGGGAGGCCAGAGGAGCCACAGAGGAAAGCTTCGCCATGGGAGAGGGCACGATGGCTGATGAGCTCGAGCCCTTGAAGGACAGCAGCATGTAA